A genome region from Chlorobaculum tepidum TLS includes the following:
- the ptsP gene encoding phosphoenolpyruvate--protein phosphotransferase codes for MVYRKAPKHSGDAPDSSANPADRPASTGKERRYQGIGSAKGFAIGETYEFVRETIEHETADLSPENIEGEIERFMTALHRSEKELKKIERVTTRKIGRLYSDLFQAQIMLLKDPVLTGNITRRIRQELKPAHIVIEQEFGKLLEHFLNSDDVIFRERAADLHDLKERIIRNLHIRKLHSWVPEGSIVVSHHLSPADIILLSRSNIKGFATDTGGKTSHVSLICKSLNIPIVVGLGNFSQKAVSGERIILDGNEGLVITNPLDETVDTYLKKREEESKREADDSIMAHRHAFTRCGVRISVYSNIDFKEEIEHLDSMGAEGVGLFRTENLFLDDLKPPKEAAQQEYYRKMGEMLAPKPLVIRLFDIGGDKLIYSPVKEPNPNLGWRGVRILIDVPEILDAQLQAVIRANIHGNIDVLIPMISSVEEIMHIKQAVEEHYKHIRSLTTEPLDKPGIGAMIEVPAAVELIDEITQIVDFVSIGTNDLTQYTLAVDRNNLIVQDLFEKFHPAVIRQLHRVISTAQKNHCRVSLCGDMGSDPLATPYLIGCGLREFSIVSSDIPALKAMVGKYTVEECEALAAECLKLSSASAIKAHLEAFVKAH; via the coding sequence ATGGTTTACAGAAAAGCCCCGAAACATTCCGGCGACGCGCCGGACTCGAGCGCAAACCCTGCCGATCGCCCTGCTTCGACAGGCAAGGAGCGCCGTTATCAAGGCATCGGCAGCGCGAAGGGATTCGCCATCGGAGAGACCTACGAATTCGTCAGAGAGACCATCGAGCACGAAACCGCCGACCTCTCGCCGGAGAACATCGAGGGGGAGATCGAGCGCTTCATGACCGCCCTGCACCGGTCGGAAAAGGAGCTGAAAAAGATCGAACGGGTGACCACCCGCAAAATCGGGCGCCTCTACTCCGATCTGTTCCAGGCGCAGATCATGCTGCTCAAGGATCCGGTGCTGACCGGCAACATCACCCGCCGCATCCGCCAGGAGCTGAAGCCCGCGCATATCGTTATCGAGCAGGAGTTCGGCAAACTTCTCGAACACTTCCTCAACTCCGACGACGTCATCTTCCGCGAGCGGGCCGCCGACCTGCACGACCTCAAGGAGCGGATCATCCGAAATCTGCACATTCGCAAGCTGCACTCCTGGGTGCCCGAAGGCTCCATTGTGGTCTCGCACCACCTCTCGCCGGCGGACATCATTCTCCTCAGCCGCAGCAACATCAAGGGCTTCGCCACTGACACCGGCGGCAAAACTTCGCACGTCTCGCTGATCTGCAAATCGCTCAACATCCCGATTGTAGTCGGCCTGGGCAACTTTTCGCAGAAGGCGGTTTCGGGCGAACGCATCATTCTCGACGGCAACGAAGGCCTTGTCATCACTAATCCGCTGGATGAAACTGTCGATACCTATCTCAAAAAGCGGGAAGAGGAGAGCAAACGCGAGGCCGATGACTCGATCATGGCTCATCGTCACGCCTTTACCCGTTGCGGCGTGAGGATTTCAGTCTATTCGAACATCGATTTCAAGGAGGAGATCGAACATCTCGACTCGATGGGGGCCGAAGGCGTGGGATTGTTCAGAACCGAAAATCTTTTCCTCGACGATCTCAAGCCTCCAAAAGAGGCGGCACAACAGGAGTATTACCGCAAGATGGGCGAGATGCTCGCGCCGAAGCCGCTGGTCATCCGCCTGTTCGACATCGGCGGCGACAAGCTCATCTACTCGCCCGTCAAGGAGCCGAACCCGAACCTCGGCTGGCGGGGCGTCAGGATTCTGATCGACGTGCCGGAGATTCTCGACGCGCAGCTCCAGGCGGTCATCAGGGCCAACATTCACGGCAACATCGACGTGCTGATCCCCATGATTTCGTCGGTCGAGGAGATCATGCACATCAAACAGGCAGTCGAGGAGCATTATAAACATATCAGATCACTCACCACCGAGCCGCTGGACAAACCGGGCATCGGCGCCATGATCGAGGTGCCGGCGGCCGTCGAGCTGATCGACGAAATCACGCAAATCGTCGATTTCGTCAGCATCGGCACCAACGACCTGACCCAGTACACCCTTGCCGTTGACCGCAACAACCTGATCGTGCAGGATCTGTTCGAGAAATTCCACCCGGCGGTCATCCGCCAGCTTCACCGCGTCATTTCGACCGCGCAGAAAAACCACTGCCGGGTCTCGCTTTGCGGAGACATGGGTTCCGACCCCTTGGCCACACCATACCTCATTGGCTGCGGCCTCCGGGAGTTCAGCATCGTCAGCTCTGATATCCCGGCACTCAAGGCGATGGTAGGTAAATACACGGTCGAGGAGTGCGAAGCGCTCGCCGCCGAATGCCTGAAACTCTCCAGCGCCTCGGCCATCAAGGCGCACCTCGAAGCGTTCGTCAAGGCGCACTGA
- the dnaB gene encoding replicative DNA helicase: MKPREPQLDLSRDIDFSKESRVPPYSLEVEQEVLACILLEDDPIEQVIQIFGDNGEAVFYEKRHQIIYKAMMLLYQKRQAIDLITVSEELSRIGELENIGGRPYLGELSGKVISSANIEFYARLVKEKYLYRRLISISSHISSAAYNTSMDIFDLVENASQQFFNISQAGVKKKATSIKELLKTATRMIENLGSSHSSVTGIGSGFSELDEYTAGFQPSDMIIIAARPSAGKTAFALALARNAAVNFNTPVLFFSLEMAEIQLALRLMCAEAYVESQLVRRGQISPEMMNKIINSMDALADAKLFIDDTPGISIMELTAKTRRMKQEHGIGMVVVDYLQLVTPVRDGRSNREQEIAQISRSLKALAKELNIPVIALAQLNRSVEQRSGDRRPQLSDLRESGSIEQDADMVIFLSRPEMYGIKNFEDGSSTKDITEVVIGKQRNGPIGTVRLLFLKKYGRFQSTANSYLTAADSGQQQPEPARGDGYPEASLPEPPPLDMDSFINNSDAAPF, encoded by the coding sequence ATGAAGCCGCGCGAACCGCAACTCGATTTGAGCCGTGACATCGACTTCAGCAAGGAGAGCCGGGTGCCCCCCTACTCGCTGGAGGTCGAACAGGAGGTGCTTGCCTGCATCCTGCTCGAAGACGATCCGATCGAACAGGTGATCCAGATTTTCGGCGACAACGGCGAAGCGGTCTTTTACGAAAAGCGCCACCAGATCATCTACAAGGCGATGATGCTGCTCTACCAGAAGCGGCAGGCCATCGACCTCATCACGGTAAGCGAAGAGCTGTCGCGCATAGGCGAGCTGGAGAACATCGGCGGACGCCCCTACCTCGGCGAACTTTCGGGAAAGGTGATCAGCTCGGCGAACATCGAGTTCTACGCCCGGCTGGTGAAGGAGAAATACCTCTACCGGCGGTTGATCTCGATTTCGTCGCACATTTCGAGCGCAGCCTACAACACCTCGATGGACATCTTCGATCTGGTCGAAAACGCCTCGCAGCAGTTCTTCAACATCTCGCAGGCGGGTGTCAAGAAAAAGGCCACCAGCATCAAGGAGTTGCTCAAAACCGCCACGAGAATGATCGAGAATCTCGGCTCGTCACACTCGTCGGTCACGGGCATCGGATCCGGATTTTCGGAACTCGACGAGTACACGGCGGGCTTCCAGCCGTCGGACATGATTATCATCGCCGCCCGTCCGTCCGCCGGTAAAACCGCCTTCGCGCTGGCACTGGCGCGAAACGCGGCGGTGAACTTCAACACGCCGGTGCTCTTCTTCAGCCTCGAAATGGCGGAGATTCAGCTCGCGCTCAGGCTGATGTGCGCCGAAGCCTACGTCGAGTCGCAGCTCGTGAGGCGCGGCCAGATTTCGCCGGAGATGATGAACAAGATCATCAACAGCATGGACGCGCTGGCCGACGCCAAGCTCTTCATCGACGACACGCCGGGCATCTCGATCATGGAGCTGACCGCCAAGACCCGCCGCATGAAGCAGGAGCATGGCATCGGCATGGTGGTGGTTGACTACCTCCAGCTCGTCACGCCGGTCAGGGACGGGCGCTCGAACCGCGAGCAGGAGATCGCGCAGATTTCTCGCTCGCTCAAGGCGCTCGCCAAGGAGCTGAACATTCCGGTGATCGCGCTGGCGCAGCTCAACCGCTCGGTCGAACAGCGCTCCGGCGACCGCCGGCCTCAGCTCAGCGACCTTCGCGAATCCGGCTCGATCGAGCAGGACGCCGATATGGTGATATTCCTGTCGAGACCGGAGATGTACGGCATCAAGAACTTCGAGGATGGCTCCTCGACCAAGGACATAACCGAGGTGGTCATCGGCAAGCAGCGAAACGGCCCGATCGGCACGGTCAGGCTGCTTTTCCTGAAAAAGTACGGGCGCTTCCAGTCCACGGCCAACAGCTACCTGACAGCCGCCGATAGCGGACAGCAGCAGCCAGAACCCGCCCGTGGAGATGGCTATCCGGAGGCATCCCTGCCGGAGCCGCCGCCGCTCGATATGGACAGCTTTATCAACAATTCGGACGCCGCACCCTTTTAA
- a CDS encoding uracil-DNA glycosylase, with the protein MITQESLFDPAPEEAAQPNSPLEGLGELCRITVECRKCRLAQTRKNVVFGEGNPQAGLFVIGEAPGADEDAQGRPFVGRSGQLLDKILLAIGFERQDVYIGNIIKCRPPENRNPLADEIDCCKPWLMQQLGIIKPKVLLLLGKVAANTILENTQSMGLMRGRIIKWKGFDCVVTYHPAALLRNPNWKRLCWEDVQMLRAHYDKVCPNG; encoded by the coding sequence ATGATAACGCAGGAATCCCTGTTCGATCCCGCTCCGGAAGAAGCCGCGCAGCCGAACTCTCCGCTGGAGGGCCTCGGCGAATTGTGCCGCATCACCGTCGAATGCCGCAAGTGCCGTCTGGCCCAAACGCGCAAAAACGTGGTCTTCGGCGAAGGGAATCCCCAGGCCGGTCTGTTCGTTATAGGAGAGGCTCCGGGAGCGGATGAAGATGCGCAGGGCCGCCCCTTCGTGGGCCGCTCGGGCCAGCTGCTCGACAAGATACTGCTCGCCATCGGCTTCGAGCGCCAAGACGTCTATATCGGCAACATCATCAAGTGCCGTCCGCCGGAGAATCGCAATCCGCTCGCGGACGAAATCGACTGCTGCAAGCCGTGGCTCATGCAACAGCTCGGCATCATCAAACCGAAGGTGCTGCTCCTGCTCGGCAAAGTGGCGGCCAACACGATACTCGAAAACACGCAATCGATGGGTTTGATGCGAGGTCGCATCATCAAGTGGAAAGGGTTTGACTGCGTCGTGACCTACCACCCGGCGGCGCTGCTCCGCAATCCGAACTGGAAGCGCCTCTGCTGGGAGGATGTGCAGATGCTCCGGGCGCATTACGACAAGGTCTGCCCGAACGGCTGA
- the coaBC gene encoding bifunctional phosphopantothenoylcysteine decarboxylase/phosphopantothenate--cysteine ligase CoaBC, translating to MLTGRNILLGISGGIAAYKTPQLVRLLKKSGAGVQVLATASALKFVSELSLATVSNHPVLTGIFPSHEAREDEYTRHIALGEWADAFVIAPATANTLARLATGLCDDMLSLCFLTLRPGKPVLIVPAMDGHMYDSPSVQRNLATLRAQGCRLMEPESGSLASGQCGLGRMPEPETIFEALTGMLAAPEASALCGKSVVVTAGPTREKIDGVRFLSNYSSGKMGFAIAANAARRGARVHLVTGPVNLPTPSGVERIDVESAVEMLEAAQPLFGECDLFIGAAAVADYRPEAPVEGKIKKNEAEMEIRLVRNPDILAEFATNRKLGQLAVGFALETAGGIDYARKKLADKKLDLVAFNVYDGRTSGFEVDTNALTLLARDGGVTELPLLPKEEAAARLLDAVESLLPR from the coding sequence GTGCTGACTGGCAGAAACATTCTTCTCGGCATCTCCGGCGGCATCGCTGCCTACAAAACGCCGCAACTGGTCAGGCTTCTGAAAAAGTCGGGAGCCGGCGTGCAGGTGCTGGCCACCGCGTCGGCGCTGAAGTTTGTCAGCGAACTGTCGCTTGCTACGGTCTCGAACCATCCAGTGCTCACAGGCATTTTCCCAAGCCATGAGGCACGGGAAGACGAATACACCCGCCACATTGCGCTCGGCGAGTGGGCCGACGCGTTCGTCATCGCACCCGCCACCGCCAACACCCTCGCTCGCCTCGCCACCGGGCTCTGCGACGACATGCTCTCGCTCTGTTTTCTCACCCTCCGCCCCGGCAAGCCGGTGCTCATCGTTCCGGCGATGGACGGCCATATGTACGACTCCCCCTCGGTGCAGCGCAACCTCGCGACGCTCAGGGCGCAGGGGTGCCGCTTGATGGAACCCGAAAGCGGCTCGCTCGCCTCGGGCCAGTGCGGCCTGGGGCGAATGCCCGAACCGGAGACGATCTTCGAGGCGCTCACAGGAATGCTCGCCGCGCCGGAAGCGTCCGCGCTTTGCGGCAAATCGGTGGTCGTGACCGCCGGGCCAACGCGGGAGAAAATCGATGGTGTGCGCTTTCTCTCGAACTACTCCTCCGGCAAGATGGGCTTCGCCATCGCCGCCAACGCAGCGCGGCGCGGCGCAAGGGTTCACCTTGTAACGGGGCCAGTCAATCTGCCGACGCCGTCGGGCGTGGAGCGAATCGACGTCGAGAGCGCGGTCGAAATGCTGGAAGCGGCACAACCATTGTTCGGCGAATGCGATCTCTTCATCGGCGCAGCGGCGGTGGCCGACTACCGCCCCGAAGCGCCGGTCGAGGGCAAGATCAAGAAGAACGAAGCGGAGATGGAGATTCGTCTTGTCAGGAATCCGGACATTCTCGCCGAATTCGCGACGAACCGAAAGCTAGGCCAGCTCGCCGTCGGCTTCGCGCTGGAGACGGCCGGCGGCATCGATTACGCACGGAAAAAACTGGCAGACAAAAAGCTCGACCTGGTCGCCTTCAACGTGTACGATGGCCGCACTTCGGGCTTCGAAGTCGATACCAACGCACTGACGCTCCTCGCTCGCGACGGCGGCGTCACCGAACTGCCGCTACTCCCGAAGGAAGAGGCCGCAGCCAGACTGCTCGACGCGGTCGAATCGCTTCTGCCCCGTTAA
- a CDS encoding translocation/assembly module TamB domain-containing protein: protein MTAASAVVIVLCIAAALVLNSGMVDLFAKKQLLSMFNNEYRGRLELKEVKLRFPDEVTLVGPGIFEEGAAKPAARADRLTLKFNFLSLLRPKITLLSFREVDVDGGHASIAEYPDGQLNIGKIFTRRHPELPEMLAIEKFRARRLKLRNSTVSWKPANAPAYRLQNLQLDMSRAFVAKYEFMGTIKQMQFTMPDRGLTLKKGSGSLAFSSVRSDVLGLDLETAKSHAKLSVSIDGLDIFSGISKKSLLNKKTFIHIESLGIDTSELNRFIPIPALPSGVYRIKGDAKGTFSDLEMLPVSIEHDGSSVALQGKILNLLDPESLSFNLQIDKSKISSALLTKVLTDERYRSLAKEAGDVNFSGMLRGRLDQWMTGIDFKTGLGSGSTKFDTKRLGGGKYQLDGDFNIEKTEPHRLLGIRGVKSGFSGSGSFNGTGSASGIENAHLETSVKSAFWQQQTISSGSVTLDLKGKKADLSSDLKSPDGGSLIMAGLIDFSSLAPSYSVGGSVKKLDLSKATGLQDYRSDLNGRFDLKGRGFDPASLNIKASFVLEPSSFSDFHFRERSAISASIAQSAGSSAVSLESEAVDLAVQGSASMSQMIEALQMAAACIARETGSTAAIRLPRGPSPWTFNYKLAVRDLTPLKPLLPAKEFRFKGSASGKATLSGGRLSMDTALSSTTLSNGPSFQLNNTAMTGSMQCTAAGVAAARLSGTAGTVNTFGRELKNLRLVSSFDNGRLAASLDLAIPRFSEKLSAAFTARRSGNAAAVSIDRLAFTTPSGVWQTAPGGTLDVAKEFIRFNRVRFAKGTQSLQLNGLLSNSVSGTFRGTLSGINLTEAKYFLPDSAQKPMSGTINADFTVSGAPGSKTSDLDLRGSGVTWDQLNVGAVHLTARHAGEQLRFEYNSRGAATPAGTTATVPVNTITGSGSIPLVLRYSPFEARIPDNRPVSISMRSDDLSASIITYIVPIFDHAEGVIPTDLRVTGRMPKPEIFLTTRLRGTDVRIAPTQVTYRVNGQIIGTPSRIDFGRLEVKDAENGTGAVSGMIGLDGLKPVTVNLSGSFSNLLLYNKKDMKDDTSFGTIRGTTGNLRFYGELSAPVAEGDLVLNSVNFSLYRKGSNESAKYIGVEKFIKFVPRRPAPKPVEAAAPPEKLEFHYNLLDILQIKNLRLSNSAPVKGTMIFDRIRGERVEAQMNNLSLVVNKTGQRFSLFGSIDITGGKYTFSNTSFELENSGRVAWNNEEIRDGRLIDIYGVKQVTATDVQTGERDNVRLLIAVSGTIEKPDVRMGYYLNDDTQPYSSANMIGRQSSHVDPNADLNVISMLFSRQWYLNPERQGSRGVSPVSSVGISAGTGLLSSQVSSIVQNLAGLESFNVNLGAGANGNLSGLEVSYAMLVPGTGGKVRFVGTNTTPVAGSRTTTNYYNGSSQKIEYRVTPKVYVEAFRSYGMTTSDATYTNLQKPTENWGVSVSYREKFHTWSQFWDHLFGGKKKGREKDKDKKE from the coding sequence ATGACCGCCGCATCGGCCGTCGTCATCGTTCTCTGCATCGCCGCCGCCCTGGTGCTCAACAGCGGCATGGTGGATCTGTTTGCCAAAAAGCAGCTCCTGTCGATGTTCAACAATGAGTACCGGGGACGTCTCGAACTGAAAGAGGTCAAACTGCGCTTCCCTGATGAGGTCACCCTCGTCGGCCCCGGCATCTTCGAGGAAGGAGCCGCAAAACCCGCGGCCCGCGCGGACAGACTCACCCTGAAGTTCAATTTTCTTTCGCTGCTCAGACCAAAGATCACGCTGTTGTCGTTCAGGGAGGTCGATGTTGACGGTGGCCATGCCAGCATCGCCGAGTATCCCGACGGGCAGCTCAATATCGGGAAAATCTTCACCAGAAGGCATCCGGAATTGCCTGAAATGCTGGCTATCGAGAAATTTCGCGCCAGACGGCTCAAGCTCAGAAACAGCACGGTGTCATGGAAACCGGCCAACGCGCCCGCCTACCGGTTGCAAAACCTCCAGCTCGACATGTCGAGGGCGTTTGTTGCCAAGTACGAGTTCATGGGCACGATCAAACAGATGCAGTTCACCATGCCCGACCGTGGGCTGACGCTCAAGAAGGGTTCCGGATCGCTGGCCTTTTCATCGGTACGAAGCGACGTGCTCGGTCTCGACCTCGAAACCGCCAAAAGCCACGCGAAGCTGTCGGTCTCCATCGACGGACTCGACATTTTCTCCGGCATCTCGAAAAAGAGCCTGCTGAACAAAAAAACATTCATCCATATCGAATCGCTGGGCATCGACACCTCCGAGCTGAACCGGTTCATCCCGATTCCGGCGCTCCCCTCCGGCGTGTACCGTATCAAAGGCGATGCGAAAGGCACCTTCAGCGACCTCGAAATGCTGCCGGTAAGCATCGAGCATGACGGCAGCAGCGTAGCGCTCCAGGGGAAAATACTCAACCTCCTCGATCCGGAGAGCCTCTCGTTCAATCTGCAAATCGACAAATCGAAAATCTCTTCAGCACTGCTCACGAAGGTGCTCACTGACGAGCGTTACCGCTCGCTCGCCAAAGAGGCTGGTGATGTGAACTTCAGCGGCATGTTGAGGGGACGGCTTGACCAGTGGATGACCGGTATCGATTTCAAGACTGGCCTCGGCAGCGGATCGACCAAATTCGACACCAAGCGGCTGGGCGGCGGAAAGTATCAGCTTGACGGGGACTTCAACATTGAAAAAACCGAACCGCACCGACTGCTTGGCATCAGAGGCGTCAAAAGTGGCTTTTCCGGTTCGGGCTCGTTCAATGGTACCGGCAGCGCTTCCGGCATCGAAAACGCCCATCTCGAAACGTCCGTAAAGAGCGCGTTCTGGCAGCAGCAGACTATCTCGTCGGGCTCGGTCACACTCGACCTGAAGGGCAAGAAGGCCGATCTTTCAAGCGACCTCAAAAGCCCTGACGGCGGCAGCCTCATCATGGCGGGCCTCATCGATTTCTCAAGCCTGGCGCCTTCGTACAGCGTTGGTGGCAGCGTCAAAAAACTCGATCTCTCCAAAGCCACCGGACTTCAGGATTACAGAAGCGACCTCAACGGCCGGTTCGATCTGAAAGGGCGGGGGTTCGATCCCGCCTCGCTGAACATCAAGGCCAGCTTCGTGCTGGAGCCGTCGTCGTTCAGCGACTTCCACTTCAGGGAGCGCTCGGCGATTTCGGCCAGCATCGCGCAGAGCGCCGGCTCCTCGGCGGTGTCACTCGAAAGTGAAGCCGTCGACCTTGCCGTCCAGGGCTCTGCGTCGATGAGCCAGATGATTGAGGCCCTTCAAATGGCGGCGGCCTGCATTGCAAGAGAAACCGGCAGCACCGCGGCCATTCGGCTTCCGCGCGGACCTTCGCCCTGGACCTTCAACTACAAACTTGCCGTGCGTGACCTCACGCCACTCAAGCCTTTGCTTCCGGCAAAAGAGTTCCGCTTCAAAGGCTCCGCCTCCGGTAAAGCCACCTTGTCGGGAGGCCGCCTCTCGATGGATACCGCTCTCTCCAGCACCACGCTTTCCAACGGGCCATCGTTCCAGCTGAACAACACCGCGATGACGGGCTCGATGCAATGCACGGCGGCTGGCGTTGCCGCGGCTCGCCTCTCCGGTACGGCAGGCACGGTAAACACGTTCGGCAGAGAGCTGAAAAACCTGCGCCTGGTATCATCGTTCGACAATGGCCGCCTTGCGGCCTCGCTCGATCTTGCCATACCCAGATTCTCGGAAAAGCTAAGCGCAGCCTTCACTGCCCGGCGCTCCGGCAACGCTGCCGCCGTCTCCATCGACCGGCTTGCCTTCACCACCCCGAGTGGCGTCTGGCAAACCGCGCCCGGCGGCACACTCGATGTCGCAAAAGAGTTTATCCGTTTCAACCGCGTCAGATTCGCGAAGGGCACGCAGTCGCTGCAACTGAACGGGCTGCTCAGCAACAGCGTCTCCGGAACCTTCCGCGGAACGCTCTCCGGCATCAACCTGACCGAAGCGAAATACTTCCTGCCCGATTCCGCCCAGAAGCCAATGAGCGGCACCATCAACGCGGACTTTACCGTCAGCGGTGCACCAGGTTCGAAGACGAGCGACCTCGACCTGAGAGGCTCCGGCGTAACCTGGGACCAGCTCAATGTCGGTGCGGTGCACCTGACGGCCCGCCACGCTGGCGAGCAGCTCCGTTTCGAGTACAACAGCCGGGGTGCGGCCACGCCAGCCGGAACTACCGCAACGGTACCAGTCAACACCATCACGGGTTCCGGATCGATCCCGCTGGTACTGCGCTATTCGCCGTTCGAGGCGCGGATTCCCGATAACCGGCCAGTCAGCATCTCGATGCGTTCGGACGACCTGTCGGCCAGCATCATCACCTACATCGTCCCGATTTTCGACCATGCCGAAGGAGTCATCCCGACCGACCTGCGCGTTACTGGCCGGATGCCGAAGCCGGAGATATTCCTGACCACCCGCCTCCGTGGTACCGACGTCCGCATCGCGCCGACGCAAGTCACCTACCGCGTCAACGGCCAGATCATCGGCACGCCATCGCGCATCGACTTTGGCCGCCTCGAAGTGAAGGACGCCGAAAATGGCACGGGCGCGGTCAGCGGCATGATCGGCCTCGACGGCCTCAAGCCGGTCACGGTCAACCTCAGCGGCTCGTTCAGCAACCTCTTGCTCTACAACAAAAAGGACATGAAGGACGACACCTCCTTCGGCACCATCCGGGGCACAACCGGCAACCTTCGTTTCTACGGCGAGCTGAGTGCGCCCGTCGCCGAGGGCGATCTGGTGCTGAATTCGGTCAACTTCAGCCTTTACCGCAAAGGATCGAACGAAAGCGCCAAGTACATCGGCGTTGAAAAATTCATCAAATTCGTGCCGCGCCGTCCCGCGCCAAAACCGGTCGAAGCCGCCGCGCCACCCGAAAAGCTGGAGTTTCACTACAACCTGCTCGACATCCTGCAAATCAAAAATCTCAGGCTCTCGAACAGCGCGCCGGTCAAGGGCACCATGATTTTCGACCGGATCAGGGGCGAACGGGTCGAAGCGCAGATGAACAACCTCTCGCTCGTGGTCAACAAAACCGGCCAGCGATTCAGCCTGTTCGGCTCGATCGATATTACCGGCGGCAAGTACACCTTCTCGAACACGAGCTTCGAGCTCGAAAACAGCGGACGAGTGGCGTGGAATAACGAAGAGATCAGGGATGGCCGCCTGATCGACATCTATGGCGTCAAACAGGTGACGGCAACCGACGTCCAGACCGGCGAGCGCGACAACGTCCGGCTGCTCATCGCCGTCAGCGGCACCATCGAAAAGCCGGACGTGCGCATGGGCTACTACCTGAACGATGATACGCAGCCGTACTCATCAGCCAACATGATCGGGCGCCAGTCGAGCCACGTCGATCCAAACGCCGATCTGAACGTCATCTCGATGCTCTTTTCAAGGCAGTGGTACCTCAATCCGGAACGGCAGGGTTCGCGAGGAGTCAGCCCCGTATCAAGCGTCGGCATCTCTGCCGGAACCGGCCTGCTCTCCTCGCAGGTTTCGAGTATCGTGCAGAATCTGGCCGGGCTTGAGAGCTTCAACGTCAACCTCGGCGCTGGCGCGAACGGCAACCTCAGCGGCCTGGAGGTCTCCTACGCCATGCTCGTGCCGGGCACCGGCGGCAAGGTGAGGTTTGTCGGCACCAACACAACGCCCGTCGCGGGCAGCAGAACCACCACGAACTACTACAACGGTTCGTCGCAGAAGATCGAATACCGCGTCACGCCAAAAGTGTACGTCGAAGCGTTCCGCTCCTATGGCATGACCACCAGCGACGCAACCTACACCAACCTGCAAAAGCCGACCGAAAACTGGGGCGTCAGCGTGTCATACCGCGAAAAATTCCACACCTGGAGCCAGTTCTGGGATCACCTGTTCGGCGGGAAAAAGAAGGGGCGGGAGAAAGACAAAGACAAAAAAGAGTAA
- the rfaE2 gene encoding D-glycero-beta-D-manno-heptose 1-phosphate adenylyltransferase has translation MPPKVLTRDEIVLKTRNWQAAGEKVVFTNGCFDILHAGHVRYLSAARELGDRLVVGLNTDASVRRLKGPNRPVVPEQDRADVLSALASVDAVTLFDDDTPETLIKLLLPDILVKGADWPVEKIAGAKAVIEHGGSVLTVPLLEGRSTTGIIETIIQLHCPQQTGG, from the coding sequence ATGCCCCCCAAAGTGCTCACCCGAGACGAAATCGTGCTGAAGACCAGAAACTGGCAGGCTGCCGGAGAAAAAGTCGTCTTCACCAATGGCTGCTTCGACATTCTCCACGCCGGTCATGTGCGCTATCTTTCAGCAGCCCGGGAACTGGGCGACCGGCTCGTTGTCGGGCTGAACACTGACGCTTCGGTCAGACGGCTCAAAGGCCCAAACAGACCGGTGGTGCCGGAGCAAGACCGGGCTGATGTACTCTCGGCGCTGGCGTCGGTCGATGCCGTCACGCTCTTCGACGACGATACGCCTGAAACGCTGATCAAATTGCTCCTGCCGGACATTCTGGTCAAAGGGGCTGACTGGCCGGTCGAAAAAATCGCGGGAGCCAAAGCCGTCATCGAACACGGCGGCTCCGTTTTGACCGTGCCGCTGCTTGAGGGCCGCTCGACAACCGGCATCATCGAGACCATCATTCAACTTCATTGCCCCCAACAGACCGGTGGATAG